A genomic segment from Methanolobus zinderi encodes:
- the trmY gene encoding tRNA (pseudouridine(54)-N(1))-methyltransferase TrmY, which translates to MKDFVIIGHKALTTGDFSLNDLPGSAGRMDILCRCINSALFLSHGMRRDINVHLILLGEPDPGKIVRFNGEELRYLNPDERSSGSLIKKALEKVATDFETRSTPGVRIRRGGLEKLMQEFIDDNRNIYYLREDGEDIRDVNDLADDAVFVLGDHMGVTEEEEDIINKGASKTLSIGPLSLHSDHCITIILNDLDRLEQPKND; encoded by the coding sequence ATGAAAGATTTTGTTATAATAGGCCACAAAGCACTTACTACCGGGGACTTTTCCCTTAATGACCTGCCTGGATCCGCAGGACGCATGGACATACTTTGCAGATGCATAAATTCTGCATTGTTCCTCTCACATGGAATGAGGAGAGACATCAACGTTCATCTGATCCTGCTGGGAGAACCCGATCCCGGTAAAATAGTTCGTTTCAACGGAGAAGAACTCAGGTACCTCAACCCTGACGAGAGAAGCAGCGGCTCACTGATAAAAAAAGCACTGGAGAAGGTTGCAACGGATTTCGAAACACGTTCCACCCCCGGAGTCCGGATCCGTCGTGGTGGGCTGGAAAAGCTCATGCAGGAATTTATTGACGATAACAGGAATATATACTATCTTAGAGAGGACGGAGAAGACATCAGAGATGTGAATGATCTTGCAGATGATGCTGTTTTCGTGCTTGGGGACCATATGGGTGTTACAGAGGAAGAAGAAGATATAATAAACAAAGGTGCCAGTAAAACGTTATCTATCGGCCCCCTGTCACTTCATTCCGATCACTGTATAACAATCATACTGAACGACCTGGACCGGCTGGAACAACCCAAAAATGATTAA
- a CDS encoding tRNA pseudouridine(54/55) synthase Pus10, producing the protein MTILETAKKIINEGPICDNCMGRQFAKLSTGLTNVERGQAVKLSLAMEGDLLLKESGDDSILKELAPSSAFARKSLGIKTDDEKCWVCLGLYDNLDTWADRAIEAVGDIEYSTFLVGTKISGLLAENEEILWSECGITHAEQFKTELNREVGKLIAARTGKEVEFERPDVLFTLDIANDKVDLQIRSLYIQGRYRKLIRGIPQTRWPCKGCGGRGCEKCDFTGKQYPESVDEIIRVEVVRTCKSEDTTFHGAGREDIDALMLGSGRPFVVEAVEPAIRSIDVDELEKKINAFAGGKVEVEGLKIVEKDVIETLKSSQADKVYKLKVTFNEPVSREKLISSINNLVGAEISQRTPQRVSHRRADLVRKRRVHDMQLLEFTDEYAIIQVHCDGGLYVKELTSSDEGRTQPSLTGELGVQAKVTELDVINVDI; encoded by the coding sequence ATGACCATACTTGAAACTGCTAAAAAGATAATAAATGAAGGGCCTATCTGTGATAACTGCATGGGAAGGCAGTTTGCCAAGTTGTCCACGGGTCTTACAAATGTGGAAAGGGGGCAGGCTGTAAAGCTCTCCCTTGCCATGGAAGGAGACCTTCTCTTAAAGGAGAGCGGAGATGACAGCATCTTAAAAGAACTTGCTCCAAGCAGTGCTTTTGCAAGAAAGAGCCTTGGAATCAAGACAGATGATGAAAAATGCTGGGTATGCCTTGGCCTGTATGACAATCTTGATACCTGGGCAGACCGTGCGATCGAAGCTGTCGGCGATATCGAGTACTCCACATTTCTGGTAGGAACCAAGATTAGTGGCCTGCTTGCCGAGAACGAGGAAATACTCTGGAGCGAGTGCGGGATCACACATGCCGAGCAGTTCAAGACGGAACTGAACAGAGAGGTCGGAAAACTCATTGCTGCACGCACCGGTAAAGAAGTAGAGTTTGAAAGACCTGATGTACTTTTTACACTTGATATCGCAAACGATAAGGTAGATCTTCAGATACGCTCGCTCTATATCCAGGGCAGGTACAGGAAACTTATCAGAGGGATCCCGCAGACCAGATGGCCCTGCAAGGGCTGTGGCGGCAGAGGTTGTGAAAAATGTGATTTCACAGGCAAGCAGTATCCTGAGTCTGTGGATGAAATTATCCGCGTAGAAGTCGTTAGAACGTGCAAGTCCGAAGACACCACTTTCCACGGAGCCGGAAGAGAGGATATCGATGCACTGATGCTTGGCAGCGGCAGACCCTTTGTGGTTGAAGCCGTTGAACCGGCAATACGCTCTATCGATGTGGATGAGCTTGAAAAGAAAATCAATGCATTTGCCGGTGGCAAAGTGGAAGTAGAAGGACTGAAGATCGTTGAGAAAGATGTGATCGAGACACTGAAAAGCTCTCAGGCGGATAAAGTTTATAAGCTAAAAGTTACATTCAATGAGCCTGTTTCCAGGGAAAAGCTTATATCTTCCATCAACAATCTGGTCGGAGCTGAGATATCACAGAGAACACCACAGCGTGTATCCCACAGAAGGGCTGATCTGGTCAGGAAAAGGCGTGTCCATGACATGCAACTGCTGGAATTTACAGATGAGTATGCTATTATACAGGTACACTGTGACGGCGGATTATATGTAAAGGAACTCACTTCCAGCGATGAGGGAAGAACGCAGCCAAGCCTTACAGGTGAACTTGGTGTCCAGGCAAAGGTCACCGAACTCGATGTCATAAACGTAGACATCTGA
- a CDS encoding 50S ribosomal protein L21e, with protein sequence MPTSHGEKCCTRYKLKKSVRERGLSPVSKAIQEFDEGQMVHIDIDPSIQKGMPHARYQGRTGKIIGQRGRAYLLQVRDGNAMKEIISLPQHLKLQKLN encoded by the coding sequence ATGCCAACATCACACGGAGAGAAATGCTGTACACGTTATAAACTGAAGAAGAGCGTCAGGGAAAGAGGACTTTCACCTGTAAGCAAGGCAATCCAGGAGTTCGATGAGGGACAGATGGTACATATTGACATCGACCCAAGCATCCAGAAGGGAATGCCACACGCCAGGTATCAGGGAAGGACCGGAAAGATCATCGGTCAGAGAGGACGTGCCTACCTGCTTCAGGTCAGGGACGGCAATGCTATGAAAGAGATCATCTCTCTTCCACAGCACCTGAAATTACAGAAACTGAACTAA
- a CDS encoding RNA polymerase Rpb4 family protein — protein sequence MIVKQILSEEMLTLPEVRGALHDIMEERLNNEEELGYELRKAINHADMFSKSSPEKSRELVNKLLELEKMKPEIAIRIADIMPLTRDELRSLYAKERFTLADEELDQMLEMVEEAMD from the coding sequence ATGATAGTTAAGCAAATTCTGAGCGAAGAGATGTTAACCCTTCCCGAAGTGAGGGGTGCTCTGCACGATATTATGGAAGAGCGTTTGAATAACGAGGAAGAGCTGGGATATGAGCTACGTAAGGCCATAAATCACGCAGACATGTTCTCAAAGTCATCGCCGGAAAAATCAAGAGAACTTGTGAACAAGCTCCTTGAACTTGAAAAAATGAAACCTGAAATTGCTATTCGCATAGCAGACATCATGCCTCTGACAAGAGATGAGCTCAGGTCCCTCTATGCAAAAGAGAGATTCACTTTAGCAGACGAGGAACTGGACCAGATGCTTGAAATGGTCGAAGAGGCAATGGATTAG
- a CDS encoding DUF655 domain-containing protein, with translation MPARGKPPEKEEFAWVLDYLPYGNSDDRRPSYQKKPIVQAVGEKNFVLMELVPKEGKIPDIQSRVYIGEGDRDEIDHVKHRTTYDDLSHGAQIELPFILETNVTHDEQRFVKFFNDAHPITNRLHMLELLPGIGKKLMWAIIDERKKGPFSSLEELHERVGGVHSPQKVIANRIIDELKDDNIKYRLFTLPPRRPKH, from the coding sequence ATGCCAGCTAGGGGAAAGCCACCTGAAAAAGAAGAATTCGCATGGGTACTGGATTACCTGCCGTATGGAAATTCGGATGATAGGCGGCCATCCTACCAGAAGAAACCTATTGTACAGGCGGTTGGTGAGAAGAACTTTGTTCTTATGGAACTTGTACCCAAAGAAGGCAAAATCCCTGACATCCAATCCCGCGTATATATTGGTGAAGGTGACAGGGACGAGATCGACCATGTGAAACACAGAACCACATACGATGATCTCAGCCATGGTGCCCAGATAGAACTTCCGTTCATTCTCGAGACAAATGTTACTCATGATGAACAGAGGTTTGTCAAGTTTTTCAATGACGCACATCCAATTACCAACAGGCTCCATATGCTTGAGCTGTTGCCCGGTATCGGGAAAAAACTGATGTGGGCCATAATAGATGAAAGGAAGAAAGGTCCGTTCAGCAGCCTTGAGGAACTACATGAAAGAGTGGGAGGAGTACATTCCCCACAGAAGGTTATAGCCAATCGTATAATCGATGAACTCAAGGATGACAACATAAAGTACAGACTCTTCACTCTTCCGCCCAGACGTCCAAAGCATTAA
- the rsmA gene encoding 16S rRNA (adenine(1518)-N(6)/adenine(1519)-N(6))-dimethyltransferase RsmA, translating to MVRDILRKYGIRGGNHDQHFLVDERMLDRIVDAADIRPDETILEIGAGIGNLTERLMAKASKVIAIERDPALVNVLISRFGETDKLEIIHADVLDVDFPDFDKVVANLPYSISSEITFKLFKYDFDLGILMYQLEFAERMVARENSKDYSRLSVNTHYFADASIIMKVPRGAFSPPPEVLSAVVKVVPRPAQFEVADEKYFLDFVTAVFGQRRKKMRNSILKNKQPLGIPDMKEFISELPREMLDKRPENLEPAEFAYLANLMYRHKEEIQANGHHQLQKCSNKSG from the coding sequence TTGGTCAGGGACATTCTCAGGAAATATGGTATCCGGGGCGGAAACCATGATCAGCATTTTCTTGTGGATGAACGCATGCTCGACCGAATCGTCGATGCTGCGGACATCCGTCCTGATGAAACCATACTTGAGATAGGAGCAGGGATAGGGAACCTCACAGAAAGGCTCATGGCAAAAGCAAGCAAAGTGATTGCCATCGAACGTGACCCTGCCCTTGTCAATGTCCTGATCAGCCGTTTCGGGGAAACTGATAAGCTAGAGATAATACATGCCGATGTACTTGATGTTGATTTCCCGGATTTTGACAAGGTCGTGGCGAACCTTCCTTACTCGATCTCATCTGAGATCACTTTTAAACTCTTCAAATATGACTTTGACCTGGGAATACTGATGTACCAGCTCGAATTTGCAGAACGCATGGTAGCCAGGGAAAACTCGAAGGATTACAGCCGGCTGTCGGTTAACACACACTATTTTGCCGATGCATCGATAATTATGAAAGTTCCGAGAGGAGCATTTTCACCACCACCTGAAGTGCTTTCTGCCGTCGTGAAAGTCGTACCCCGACCCGCACAATTTGAGGTGGCTGACGAAAAGTACTTCCTCGATTTTGTAACCGCAGTTTTTGGTCAGAGACGCAAGAAGATGAGAAATTCCATCCTCAAGAACAAGCAGCCTCTTGGTATCCCGGACATGAAAGAGTTCATAAGTGAGCTTCCACGGGAAATGCTGGATAAACGACCCGAAAACCTTGAACCAGCAGAATTCGCATACCTTGCCAACCTGATGTACAGGCATAAAGAAGAGATACAGGCAAATGGTCACCATCAACTACAAAAATGCAGCAATAAATCGGGCTGA
- a CDS encoding HemK2/MTQ2 family protein methyltransferase → MVTINYKNAAINRADNVYEPAEDSFLLADAALEICTDGMHILEIGTGTGFVAAVLQANKDIRLVATEINPYAVECASSNGVSVIRTDMFAGIKKNKSFDIVIFNPPYLPTSDDEKVPGWLNYAFDGGRNGRDAIVGFMKEVSNYLSENGIILLLISSLTGIDEVKEIMREHGIQSGIIARTKCSFEELVVIEGRIV, encoded by the coding sequence ATGGTCACCATCAACTACAAAAATGCAGCAATAAATCGGGCTGATAATGTATATGAGCCTGCAGAGGATTCTTTTCTACTTGCAGATGCTGCACTAGAGATATGTACTGACGGAATGCACATACTGGAAATTGGGACCGGTACAGGTTTTGTAGCTGCAGTATTGCAGGCTAACAAAGACATCCGGCTTGTGGCAACCGAAATAAATCCATATGCAGTCGAATGTGCAAGCTCCAACGGCGTATCGGTGATCAGAACAGACATGTTTGCCGGCATAAAAAAAAACAAGAGTTTTGATATAGTGATATTCAACCCCCCGTATCTGCCCACATCTGATGATGAAAAGGTTCCGGGATGGCTGAACTATGCCTTTGACGGAGGAAGAAACGGACGTGATGCGATCGTCGGTTTCATGAAAGAAGTTAGCAATTATCTTTCGGAAAATGGAATAATTCTACTTCTGATATCTTCACTGACAGGTATAGACGAAGTTAAAGAAATCATGCGTGAGCATGGCATACAGTCCGGAATTATTGCACGTACAAAATGTTCTTTTGAAGAACTCGTGGTCATTGAAGGAAGAATTGTTTAA